In Actinoplanes derwentensis, the following proteins share a genomic window:
- a CDS encoding M28 family metallopeptidase gives MRALSVLGVAGLIAGGIAVASPAQAAAAPDIPVANVKAHLTQLQSIATANGGNRAHGRPGYLASVTYVKGLLDAAGYTTSQQSFTYGGATGYNLIADWPGGDTTDTLMVGGHLDSVTAGPGINDNGSGSAGILEVALQVSRSAFQPDRHLRFAWWGAEEQGLRGSTAYVNSLTTAQKANIGGYLNFDMIGSPNPGYFLYDGDNSDNTGSGPGPTGSAEIEANLAAYFTSIGVPTRGTDFDGRSDYGPFIAAGIPAGGIFTGAEGTKTAAQVTLWGGTATRFDPCYHAACDTTTNINDTALDRNSDAIANSVWTLSESGGTTPPPGTTVWSDGLETATAWTTSGTATAGLFERGNPEATTSSGVATQLDAAAGGSYALVTGATAGASAGANDLDGGISTITSPAITLPSSGTLTLSLSWYLAHLNNATTADYLRIRVVSGTTTTTLLTTTASAANKAAAWTTATANLTAYAGQSIRIQVEAADAGTASLIEAAVDNLAITSS, from the coding sequence GTGCGAGCACTCTCCGTCCTCGGCGTGGCCGGGCTGATCGCCGGCGGCATCGCCGTCGCCAGCCCGGCACAGGCCGCAGCGGCACCGGACATCCCGGTCGCCAACGTGAAAGCCCACCTCACCCAACTCCAGAGCATCGCCACCGCCAACGGCGGCAACCGGGCCCACGGCCGCCCCGGCTACCTGGCCTCGGTCACCTACGTGAAAGGCCTGCTCGACGCGGCCGGGTACACCACCAGCCAGCAGTCGTTCACCTACGGCGGCGCCACCGGATACAACCTGATCGCCGACTGGCCCGGCGGCGACACCACCGACACCCTGATGGTCGGCGGGCACCTGGACAGCGTCACCGCGGGCCCCGGCATCAACGACAACGGCTCCGGCTCGGCCGGCATCCTCGAAGTCGCTCTCCAGGTCTCCCGCTCCGCCTTCCAACCCGACCGGCACCTGCGTTTCGCCTGGTGGGGCGCGGAAGAACAGGGCCTGCGAGGATCGACCGCGTACGTCAACTCGCTGACCACCGCGCAGAAGGCGAACATCGGCGGATACCTGAACTTCGACATGATCGGCTCGCCGAACCCGGGCTACTTCCTCTACGACGGCGACAACTCCGACAACACCGGCTCGGGCCCCGGCCCCACCGGATCGGCCGAGATCGAAGCCAACCTGGCGGCCTACTTCACGTCGATCGGCGTACCGACCCGCGGCACCGACTTCGACGGCCGCAGCGACTACGGCCCGTTCATCGCGGCCGGCATCCCGGCCGGCGGCATCTTCACCGGCGCCGAAGGCACCAAGACCGCCGCGCAGGTCACCCTCTGGGGCGGCACCGCCACCCGCTTCGACCCCTGCTACCACGCGGCCTGCGACACCACGACGAACATCAACGACACCGCCCTGGACCGCAACAGCGACGCCATCGCCAACTCGGTGTGGACACTGTCCGAGTCCGGCGGCACCACCCCGCCGCCCGGAACCACCGTCTGGTCCGACGGCCTGGAGACCGCCACCGCCTGGACCACCAGCGGCACCGCCACCGCCGGTCTCTTCGAACGCGGCAACCCGGAAGCCACCACCAGCTCCGGCGTCGCCACCCAGCTCGACGCGGCGGCCGGCGGCAGCTACGCCCTGGTGACCGGGGCCACCGCCGGAGCCAGCGCCGGCGCCAACGACTTGGACGGCGGAATCAGCACCATCACCTCGCCGGCGATCACCCTGCCGTCCAGCGGCACGCTGACGCTGAGCCTGTCCTGGTACCTGGCCCACCTCAACAACGCCACCACCGCCGACTACCTGCGGATCCGGGTGGTCTCCGGCACGACCACGACGACGCTGCTCACCACGACCGCCTCGGCGGCCAACAAGGCGGCGGCGTGGACCACGGCGACCGCCAACCTCACGGCGTACGCCGGGCAGTCGATCCGTATCCAGGTCGAAGCGGCCGACGCCGGAACCGCCTCACTGATTGAGGCGGCCGTCGACAACCTGGCGATCACCAGCTCCTGA
- a CDS encoding DUF2510 domain-containing protein: protein MTQPAGWYADPSGLPARRWWDGSQWTDHIQPGGAPMPPPNGYFPPVPPSGPATPGAHTDKPEQFPLYASQPAAFQQSGPPAGPIAQPAAHPDAPVQHPETPTLHPDAPAPPPKAPAPHPEVPTEPYTIPPVDAVPLPIPALNLTAPDPGTPGPTEPGPAAVDSGFTRQQRTAGFIGLILIAVLVLALTAVILLA from the coding sequence ATGACGCAGCCCGCCGGATGGTATGCCGATCCGAGCGGCCTGCCGGCTCGGCGCTGGTGGGACGGCAGCCAGTGGACCGACCACATCCAGCCGGGTGGCGCCCCGATGCCGCCGCCCAACGGCTACTTCCCACCGGTCCCACCGAGCGGTCCGGCCACACCCGGCGCGCACACCGACAAACCCGAACAGTTCCCGCTGTACGCGTCCCAACCGGCTGCCTTCCAGCAGAGCGGCCCTCCGGCCGGGCCGATCGCCCAGCCGGCCGCGCATCCGGACGCCCCAGTCCAGCACCCGGAAACCCCGACGCTGCACCCGGACGCCCCGGCCCCACCGCCCAAGGCCCCGGCCCCACATCCCGAGGTGCCGACCGAGCCTTACACGATCCCGCCGGTCGACGCGGTCCCACTCCCGATCCCAGCACTCAACCTGACCGCGCCCGATCCCGGCACGCCCGGCCCCACCGAGCCCGGCCCGGCAGCCGTCGACAGCGGCTTCACCCGGCAGCAGCGGACCGCCGGGTTCATCGGGCTCATCCTGATCGCCGTCCTGGTCCTGGCGCTGACAGCGGTCATCCTGTTGGCGTGA
- a CDS encoding ATP-binding cassette domain-containing protein → MIEIKELTKTYGRMDAVRDVTFTAEPGRVTGLLGMNGSGKSTTLRILLGLTRATGGSALINGKRYRDLDRPLTHVGAVLEQGLSHPGQSGYAHLVTQSLLGGVGRDRVGALLEYVGLEDAATKRTGDYSLGMRQRLAVATALLGEPNVLVLDEPANGLDPPGMAWLREMLRAHADNGGTVLISSHLLAELEQVVDDVVIIGQGRILASAPLAELSGTARLRVRGSDQTRLAEAYEKAGATVVPANDLLIVSGLTPEEAGDLALAVQVAVYELMAETQHLEDVFLSVAEGR, encoded by the coding sequence ATGATCGAGATCAAGGAATTGACGAAGACCTACGGCCGGATGGACGCGGTGCGTGATGTCACGTTCACCGCGGAGCCGGGGCGGGTCACCGGGCTGCTCGGGATGAACGGGTCCGGGAAGAGTACCACGCTGCGGATTCTGCTCGGTCTGACTCGGGCCACCGGCGGTTCCGCGCTGATCAACGGCAAACGGTACCGGGACCTGGACCGGCCGCTGACCCATGTCGGCGCGGTACTGGAACAAGGGCTGAGCCATCCCGGCCAGTCCGGTTACGCCCACCTGGTCACCCAGTCGCTGCTCGGCGGCGTCGGCCGGGACCGGGTCGGGGCGTTGCTGGAGTACGTCGGCCTGGAGGACGCCGCGACGAAACGGACCGGCGACTACTCGCTCGGCATGCGGCAGCGGCTGGCGGTCGCGACGGCGCTGCTCGGTGAGCCGAACGTGCTGGTCCTCGACGAACCGGCGAACGGCCTCGACCCACCGGGGATGGCCTGGCTGCGGGAGATGCTGCGGGCGCACGCCGACAACGGTGGCACCGTGCTGATCTCCAGCCACCTGCTGGCCGAACTGGAGCAGGTCGTCGACGACGTGGTCATCATCGGCCAGGGCCGGATCCTGGCGTCCGCCCCGCTGGCCGAACTGTCCGGCACCGCGCGGCTGCGGGTGCGGGGCTCAGATCAAACGCGGCTTGCGGAGGCGTACGAGAAAGCGGGCGCGACGGTCGTACCAGCAAATGATCTTTTGATCGTTTCCGGTCTGACTCCCGAGGAGGCCGGTGATCTGGCACTGGCGGTGCAGGTCGCGGTCTATGAGCTGATGGCCGAGACCCAGCACCTGGAGGACGTCTTCTTGAGTGTGGCGGAGGGCCGATGA
- a CDS encoding class F sortase translates to MSDNDQPAARAAVSASAPAHPARGGSFRIRDPRAAALAVVLAVLGTLTTTLGLTTEDSAPLPVAVAPTEGPKRPTDGAERPEDPVRRATGSNSPATGSIRPPAQAGTGMGRSVPVRLRISAIEVDTEIMTLGLRADGTLQVPPLRGDAPAGWYRHSPTPGEVGASVLAGHVDTARDGPAVFFRLRELAVGDPIEVRRKDGTVARFAVARVAVYSKQDFPTGEVYAPLDRPGLRLITCGGVFDRGAGSYRSNVVVFADAVT, encoded by the coding sequence ATGTCCGACAATGATCAACCGGCGGCCCGGGCCGCGGTCTCTGCATCCGCACCCGCTCACCCGGCCCGGGGTGGTTCGTTCCGGATCCGGGATCCCCGGGCCGCGGCGCTCGCCGTGGTGCTGGCGGTCCTGGGCACGCTGACCACCACGCTCGGGCTGACCACCGAGGACTCCGCACCACTTCCGGTGGCCGTCGCCCCCACCGAGGGTCCGAAGAGACCGACCGATGGTGCGGAGAGACCGGAAGACCCGGTGCGACGCGCAACCGGTTCAAACTCACCAGCAACCGGTTCAATTCGACCACCGGCCCAGGCCGGGACCGGGATGGGACGGTCGGTTCCGGTGCGGCTGCGGATTTCGGCCATCGAGGTGGACACCGAGATCATGACGCTGGGGCTGCGGGCGGACGGGACGCTTCAGGTGCCGCCGTTGCGAGGGGACGCGCCGGCCGGCTGGTACCGGCATTCGCCGACGCCGGGTGAGGTGGGCGCGTCAGTGCTGGCCGGGCATGTGGACACGGCGCGGGACGGGCCGGCGGTCTTCTTCCGGTTGCGGGAGCTGGCGGTGGGCGATCCGATCGAGGTACGCCGCAAGGACGGCACCGTGGCCCGCTTCGCCGTGGCCCGGGTGGCGGTCTACTCGAAGCAGGACTTCCCGACCGGCGAGGTGTACGCGCCGCTGGATCGTCCGGGGCTGCGGCTGATCACGTGTGGCGGGGTGTTCGACCGTGGTGCGGGCAGTTACCGGAGCAACGTCGTGGTGTTCGCGGACGCGGTCACGTAA
- a CDS encoding adenylyl cyclase, with amino-acid sequence MTRLRRSAAVALAAGLTLAVAPGLPAYAHGAAGTPNLGPNVTVFDPSQPVADIQATLDATYAKQVDNEMGTARYAYLFKPGTYGTAEQPLQIKVGYYTEITGLGANPNDVVINGKVEAYNRCLGSDPANPNCIALVNFWRTLSNLTVHVNGTGQDGCRQTANFWAVSQAVSLRRTQFTGGTLSLMDYCTAGPQYASGGFIANSKLPATVNGSQQQWLTRDSEVESWSNAVWNQVFAGVKGAPSEADFPTTPYTTLDTTPVSREKPFLFVDGKGKYQVRVPAAKRNTSGTSWDDRSGRTIALSEFYVAKPGDSVAKINLQLALGKNLLLTPGVYDIARSIKVFRPNTVVLGLGHATLTAVDGAIPLDVADVPGVIVAGVTIDAGLKESPVLLRVGRQHGLGISSSSNPTTLSDVYFRVGGPHIGKTNIALEVNSDDVLIDHTWVWRGDHGVEGFTTGVNGDTDRWRTNTGRYGAVINGDDVTATGLFVEHFQKYNTIWNGERGTTVLYQNELPYDPPTQADWANGTVNGYAGYKVGAKVKSHRLYGGGVYVFNQNNPSIRTENGFEVPKTPGVKLHHIMTVNLSAGVIDHVVNGVGAAADMTKVGAPVYVTDYPAVP; translated from the coding sequence ATGACGAGACTCCGCCGTTCCGCCGCGGTGGCCCTCGCTGCCGGGCTCACGCTCGCGGTAGCACCGGGCCTGCCGGCCTACGCCCACGGCGCGGCCGGCACTCCGAACCTCGGCCCCAACGTCACGGTCTTCGACCCGAGCCAGCCGGTCGCCGACATCCAGGCCACTCTGGACGCGACCTACGCGAAGCAGGTCGACAACGAGATGGGCACGGCCCGGTACGCCTACCTGTTCAAACCCGGCACCTACGGCACCGCCGAGCAGCCGTTGCAGATCAAGGTCGGGTACTACACCGAGATCACCGGTCTCGGGGCGAACCCGAACGACGTGGTCATCAACGGCAAGGTGGAGGCGTACAACCGCTGCCTCGGCTCTGATCCGGCCAACCCGAACTGCATCGCCCTGGTCAACTTCTGGCGCACCCTGTCGAACCTGACCGTGCACGTCAACGGCACCGGCCAGGACGGCTGCCGGCAGACCGCGAACTTCTGGGCGGTGTCGCAGGCGGTCTCGCTGCGGCGCACCCAGTTCACCGGCGGCACCCTGTCGCTGATGGACTACTGCACGGCCGGCCCGCAGTACGCGTCCGGCGGTTTCATCGCGAACTCGAAGCTGCCGGCCACTGTCAACGGCTCACAGCAGCAGTGGCTGACCCGCGACAGCGAGGTCGAGAGCTGGTCGAACGCGGTCTGGAACCAGGTGTTCGCCGGGGTGAAGGGCGCGCCGAGCGAGGCGGACTTCCCCACCACGCCGTACACCACGCTGGACACCACTCCGGTCAGCCGGGAGAAGCCGTTCCTGTTCGTCGACGGCAAGGGCAAGTACCAGGTGCGGGTGCCCGCGGCGAAGCGGAACACCAGCGGCACCTCGTGGGACGACAGGTCCGGCCGTACCATCGCGCTGTCGGAATTCTATGTAGCCAAACCCGGTGACTCGGTCGCGAAGATCAACCTGCAGCTCGCGCTCGGCAAGAACCTGCTGCTCACCCCGGGCGTCTACGACATCGCCCGCAGCATCAAGGTGTTCCGCCCGAACACCGTCGTGCTCGGCCTCGGCCACGCCACTCTGACCGCGGTCGACGGTGCGATCCCGCTCGACGTGGCGGACGTACCCGGCGTGATCGTCGCCGGGGTGACCATCGACGCCGGGCTCAAGGAGTCGCCGGTGCTACTGCGTGTCGGCCGTCAGCACGGTCTCGGGATCAGCAGCTCGTCCAACCCGACGACGCTCAGTGACGTCTACTTCCGGGTCGGCGGCCCGCACATCGGCAAGACGAACATCGCCCTGGAGGTCAACAGCGACGACGTGCTGATCGACCACACCTGGGTGTGGCGCGGCGACCACGGCGTCGAAGGCTTCACCACCGGCGTGAACGGCGACACCGACCGCTGGCGCACCAACACCGGCCGCTACGGCGCCGTCATCAACGGTGATGACGTGACCGCGACCGGCCTGTTCGTCGAGCACTTCCAGAAGTACAACACCATCTGGAACGGCGAACGCGGCACCACGGTCCTCTACCAGAACGAGTTGCCGTACGACCCGCCGACGCAGGCCGACTGGGCCAACGGCACGGTCAACGGTTACGCCGGCTACAAGGTCGGGGCCAAGGTCAAGAGCCATCGCTTGTACGGCGGTGGCGTCTACGTCTTCAACCAGAACAACCCGTCCATCCGTACGGAGAACGGTTTCGAGGTCCCGAAGACCCCCGGCGTGAAGCTGCACCACATCATGACCGTCAACCTGAGCGCCGGAGTGATCGACCACGTGGTCAACGGCGTCGGCGCGGCGGCGGACATGACGAAGGTGGGCGCTCCGGTCTACGTGACCGACTACCCCGCGGTCCCGTAG
- a CDS encoding APC family permease, translating to MTSSVSASDSDSDSAGEPELNRVIGPALLLLFVVGDILGTGVYALTGKVANEVGGAVWLPFLLAFAVALLTAFSYLELVTKYPKAAGAALYTHKAFGLHFLTFMVTYAVMCSGLTSASSASKAFAGNFGSAFDLSPGFSSGFAVTAVALGFITLVAVVNFRGVGESVKANVVLTCVELTGLLIIIGIGAWALGGGDGDLSRLTDFNTPPGESVVLSVTAGTALAFFAMVGFEDSVNMAEETRDPVRNFPRVMLLGLCVTGVIYVLVAISAVALVAPAELGEGDTPLLKVVAAGAPGFPLSVFAFITMFAVANSALINMMMASRLLYGMARERVLPSVLGRVHRGRRTPWVGIAITTVIAFGLIWFADLTALGGTTALLLLCVFAVVNVACLVLRRDPVEHRHFRAPTVIPVLGAAACAFLASPLSGRATADYRVAGVLLLIGVALWVLTYAVNRFVPGTVSRP from the coding sequence GTGACGTCTTCTGTTTCTGCTTCGGATTCCGATTCCGATTCCGCCGGGGAACCGGAACTCAACCGGGTCATCGGCCCGGCGTTGTTGCTGCTGTTCGTGGTCGGCGACATTCTCGGCACCGGCGTGTACGCGCTGACCGGCAAAGTCGCCAACGAGGTCGGCGGCGCGGTGTGGCTGCCGTTCCTGCTGGCGTTCGCGGTCGCGCTGCTCACCGCGTTCAGCTATCTGGAACTGGTCACCAAATATCCGAAGGCCGCCGGGGCCGCGCTCTACACCCACAAGGCGTTCGGGCTGCACTTCCTGACGTTCATGGTGACGTACGCGGTGATGTGTTCCGGGCTGACGTCGGCGTCCAGTGCGTCCAAGGCGTTCGCGGGCAACTTCGGCTCGGCCTTCGACCTGTCCCCCGGGTTCTCCAGCGGTTTCGCGGTCACCGCCGTCGCACTCGGGTTCATCACCCTGGTAGCAGTAGTCAATTTCCGGGGTGTCGGTGAGAGTGTCAAAGCCAACGTGGTGCTCACCTGCGTGGAACTCACCGGTCTGCTGATCATCATCGGGATCGGCGCGTGGGCACTCGGCGGTGGCGACGGCGACCTGTCCCGGCTCACCGACTTCAACACCCCACCCGGCGAGAGCGTCGTGCTGTCCGTGACCGCCGGGACCGCCCTCGCGTTCTTCGCCATGGTCGGTTTCGAGGATTCGGTCAACATGGCGGAGGAGACCCGCGATCCGGTCCGGAACTTTCCCCGCGTGATGCTCCTCGGCCTCTGCGTCACCGGGGTGATCTACGTGCTCGTGGCGATCTCCGCGGTCGCCCTGGTCGCCCCCGCCGAACTCGGTGAAGGCGACACTCCCCTGCTCAAGGTGGTCGCGGCCGGAGCGCCCGGATTCCCACTGTCGGTGTTCGCCTTCATCACCATGTTCGCGGTGGCCAACTCGGCACTGATCAACATGATGATGGCGAGCCGGCTGCTGTACGGGATGGCCCGGGAACGGGTGCTGCCGTCGGTGCTCGGCCGGGTGCACCGCGGTAGACGTACCCCATGGGTGGGGATCGCCATCACCACTGTCATCGCCTTCGGCCTGATCTGGTTCGCCGACCTGACCGCCCTCGGCGGAACCACCGCTCTGCTCCTGCTCTGTGTCTTCGCCGTGGTCAACGTGGCCTGCCTGGTACTGCGCCGCGACCCCGTCGAGCACCGGCATTTCCGGGCACCGACCGTGATCCCGGTGCTGGGCGCCGCGGCCTGCGCCTTCCTGGCGAGCCCGCTCTCCGGCCGGGCCACCGCCGACTACCGGGTGGCGGGCGTGCTGCTCCTCATCGGAGTGGCGCTGTGGGTGCTCACCTACGCCGTCAACCGTTTCGTACCGGGCACGGTCTCCCGCCCCTGA
- a CDS encoding helix-hairpin-helix domain-containing protein encodes MASFLYLVAGLAIGVIVGWLVWGRRSGATTPTTTTTPASSKPATSTTTASSAPAKSAEDKPAGVTDTEKTAVIAPVITEPLTDTTSATEPAADADADKTSFLSPVTDAETAPAASADADKTTVIAPVAEPVSEPVVEPVADFDADKTAIIVPATATETSTDAEDTADITPVAEADKTTFLTPATVTEPTPVAEAESDKTTVIEPVSAVADDADKTTFLTPVAPADADADKATVAEPLPVAEPAVVEEEKTAVLAPVAVEADKEPVAGTATVTESVEDEKTAVFEPVAAGEPAPAVVDEPDFEDEKTEVIVPVAAEAVTAPEPVAAPEPVAAPEPIAAPEPVIPAQAIITAEPDLVGTPAPVAQPDDLTKIPGIGPKVAIALAAAGITTFAKLADADVISLKAAINAAGMRGSASIATWPGRARELVASAS; translated from the coding sequence ATGGCATCATTCCTCTACCTTGTCGCCGGGCTCGCGATCGGCGTGATAGTCGGATGGCTGGTCTGGGGTCGACGCTCCGGCGCCACCACCCCGACCACCACGACCACGCCGGCCAGCTCGAAGCCCGCGACCTCGACGACCACCGCTTCCTCGGCTCCGGCGAAGTCCGCTGAGGACAAGCCGGCCGGTGTCACCGACACCGAGAAGACGGCCGTCATCGCGCCGGTCATCACCGAGCCGCTCACCGACACCACCTCGGCAACCGAGCCCGCCGCCGACGCCGACGCCGACAAGACTTCTTTCCTCTCGCCGGTCACCGACGCTGAGACGGCACCCGCCGCCTCGGCCGATGCCGACAAGACCACCGTCATCGCGCCGGTCGCCGAGCCCGTTTCGGAGCCCGTCGTCGAGCCCGTCGCGGACTTCGACGCCGACAAGACGGCGATCATCGTGCCGGCCACCGCGACCGAGACCAGCACCGACGCCGAGGACACCGCCGACATCACACCGGTTGCCGAAGCCGACAAGACCACGTTCCTCACGCCCGCCACCGTCACCGAGCCGACTCCGGTCGCCGAGGCTGAGTCCGACAAGACCACGGTCATCGAGCCCGTCTCGGCCGTTGCGGACGACGCGGACAAGACCACCTTCCTCACGCCCGTCGCGCCGGCCGACGCCGACGCCGACAAGGCCACCGTCGCCGAGCCGCTTCCGGTCGCCGAGCCTGCGGTTGTCGAGGAGGAGAAGACCGCCGTCCTGGCGCCGGTCGCGGTGGAGGCCGACAAGGAGCCGGTAGCCGGGACGGCCACCGTCACCGAGTCCGTCGAGGACGAGAAGACGGCCGTGTTCGAGCCGGTCGCCGCTGGTGAGCCCGCGCCCGCCGTGGTCGACGAGCCCGATTTCGAGGACGAGAAGACCGAGGTCATCGTGCCGGTCGCCGCTGAGGCGGTCACCGCCCCGGAACCGGTCGCCGCGCCCGAGCCCGTCGCCGCACCCGAGCCGATCGCCGCGCCGGAACCGGTCATCCCGGCTCAGGCGATCATCACCGCCGAGCCGGACCTCGTGGGTACGCCCGCGCCGGTCGCCCAGCCCGACGACCTGACGAAGATCCCCGGCATCGGTCCGAAGGTGGCGATCGCCCTGGCCGCGGCCGGCATCACCACCTTCGCCAAGCTGGCCGACGCCGACGTCATCAGCCTCAAGGCGGCGATCAACGCGGCCGGCATGCGCGGTTCGGCAAGCATCGCCACCTGGCCGGGCCGGGCACGCGAGCTGGTCGCTTCCGCTAGCTGA